The following proteins come from a genomic window of Oricola thermophila:
- a CDS encoding divergent polysaccharide deacetylase family protein, with product MTDINAPLGKSGAKRTRAGAPRPDGDRPERRSGGIVGAAFVLAAIAALNAWTFVSRDRLPSTASIVLADASPSKGQSGENAVASGNSPRPSETDGVEIVYGSPEDSRPADDAGEQLAEGRISEGGPKVIIVRDPTAVEIGQPAQLAHLPVDEALEESEWGMLPVRTPDGRRPMDIYARPWSTAGGKRIAVVIGGLGLSQTGTLYAIKTLPPEITLAFAPQGYSLNRWMREARSKGHELLVQVPMEPFDYPRNDPGPHTLTVSAERDANLANLRWALGRLTNFTGIVNYLGARFAADPDAIGPVLDEISDRGLLYLNDGTAGGPKLAALAQDFDTPYVSGHVVIDSTQDPASIRERLEELESIADANGFAIGSGSAFEVTVDTVAAWANSAKKRGFEIVGVSALAR from the coding sequence ATGACAGATATCAACGCACCCCTCGGTAAATCCGGCGCGAAACGTACCAGGGCGGGTGCACCACGCCCGGACGGAGACCGTCCGGAAAGGCGCAGCGGCGGAATCGTCGGGGCCGCTTTCGTTCTTGCTGCCATTGCCGCGCTCAACGCATGGACTTTCGTTTCCCGGGACCGCCTGCCGTCGACCGCCAGCATCGTCCTCGCCGATGCCTCGCCCTCGAAAGGGCAATCCGGGGAAAATGCGGTGGCAAGCGGGAATTCTCCGCGCCCGTCGGAAACGGATGGCGTGGAGATCGTCTACGGATCGCCGGAGGATTCAAGGCCGGCTGACGACGCCGGGGAACAGCTCGCCGAGGGCAGAATTTCAGAGGGTGGTCCCAAGGTCATTATCGTACGGGATCCCACCGCGGTGGAAATCGGCCAACCGGCGCAGCTCGCGCATCTTCCGGTCGACGAGGCGCTTGAGGAGAGCGAATGGGGCATGCTGCCGGTGCGGACGCCGGACGGCCGGCGCCCGATGGACATCTATGCCCGCCCATGGTCGACGGCCGGCGGAAAGCGGATCGCCGTCGTCATCGGTGGCTTGGGCCTATCGCAGACCGGCACGCTGTATGCGATAAAGACGTTACCGCCCGAAATCACCCTCGCCTTCGCTCCGCAAGGCTACAGTCTCAACCGATGGATGCGGGAGGCTCGCAGCAAGGGGCATGAACTTCTTGTGCAGGTTCCGATGGAACCCTTCGACTACCCACGCAATGATCCGGGCCCGCATACGCTCACGGTATCGGCCGAAAGGGATGCTAACCTGGCGAACTTGCGCTGGGCACTTGGTCGGCTCACCAACTTCACGGGCATCGTCAATTATCTTGGCGCCCGCTTCGCGGCGGATCCCGACGCCATCGGCCCCGTGCTGGACGAGATATCGGACCGGGGTCTCCTGTACCTGAACGACGGTACTGCAGGAGGACCGAAGCTGGCCGCACTCGCCCAAGACTTCGATACGCCCTATGTCTCCGGCCATGTCGTAATCGATTCGACCCAGGACCCCGCCTCCATCAGGGAACGGCTCGAGGAACTGGAAAGCATCGCAGACGCAAACGGCTTCGCTATCGGAAGCGGCTCCGCGTTCGAAGTTACCGTGGATACGGTTGCTGCCTGGGCGAACAGCGCCAAGAAGCGTGGATTCGAGATCGTCGGGGTCTCCGCGCTGGCGCGCTGA
- a CDS encoding S41 family peptidase encodes MMRKFSLLFAGALMGAASVLAVSSGGGMIQANAAGSETYKQLSIFGDVFERVRANYVEEPDEKELIESAINGMLTSLDPHSSYLNAEDAADMRTQTKGEFGGLGIEVTMENELVKVITPMYGTPAEKAGVLAGDLIAEIDGEEVRGLTLQDAVDKMRGPVNTPIELTILREGADKPLKITIVRDIIKIQAVRYRAEGDVGYLRIMSFNEQTFDDLQEGIQKLTEDIGEDTLKGFVLDLRLNPGGLLDQAINVSDAFLDKGLIVSTRGRDERDSRRYSARPGDLTGGKPLIVLVNGGSASASEIVAGALQDHRRATVVGTRSFGKGSVQTIIPLGENGALRLTTALYYTPAGVSIQGKGITPDIEVSQTIPEDLLGRDLSRGESDLRGHIPGPEEDEKGSGSIAYVPQDPAEDDQLGFALALLRGEKTDPAFPPDPAKALPN; translated from the coding sequence ATGATGCGAAAGTTTTCCTTGCTGTTTGCCGGCGCCCTGATGGGAGCGGCCTCCGTGCTCGCAGTTTCATCCGGCGGCGGCATGATTCAGGCGAATGCGGCCGGCAGCGAAACCTACAAGCAGCTCTCGATTTTCGGCGACGTGTTCGAGCGCGTGCGTGCCAACTATGTCGAGGAACCCGACGAGAAGGAGCTGATCGAGAGCGCCATCAACGGCATGTTGACCTCGCTTGACCCGCATTCCTCCTACCTGAATGCGGAAGACGCCGCCGACATGCGCACCCAGACCAAGGGCGAATTCGGCGGCCTCGGCATCGAGGTGACGATGGAGAACGAGCTGGTCAAGGTTATCACGCCGATGTACGGGACGCCCGCCGAGAAGGCCGGCGTGCTCGCCGGTGACCTGATCGCGGAGATCGATGGCGAAGAGGTTCGCGGCCTGACCCTCCAGGACGCCGTCGACAAGATGCGCGGACCGGTCAATACGCCGATCGAACTGACCATCTTGCGCGAAGGCGCCGACAAGCCGCTTAAGATCACGATTGTCCGCGACATCATCAAGATCCAGGCGGTGCGCTATCGGGCCGAGGGCGATGTCGGTTATCTGCGCATCATGTCCTTCAACGAACAGACATTCGACGATCTTCAGGAAGGCATACAGAAGCTCACCGAAGATATCGGTGAGGATACGCTGAAGGGCTTCGTGCTCGACCTGCGGCTCAATCCCGGCGGATTGCTCGATCAGGCGATCAACGTATCGGACGCCTTCCTCGACAAGGGTCTGATCGTTTCGACGCGTGGACGAGACGAGCGCGACAGCCGGCGTTATTCCGCCCGCCCGGGCGACTTGACTGGCGGCAAGCCGCTGATCGTTCTGGTCAATGGCGGCTCAGCAAGCGCATCGGAGATCGTCGCCGGCGCACTGCAGGATCATCGCCGGGCCACGGTTGTCGGCACGCGGTCCTTTGGCAAGGGCTCCGTCCAGACGATCATCCCGCTCGGGGAAAACGGTGCCCTGCGGCTGACAACCGCCCTGTACTACACGCCGGCCGGCGTATCGATCCAGGGCAAGGGCATCACGCCGGACATCGAGGTGTCGCAAACCATTCCCGAGGACCTGCTTGGCCGCGACCTGTCGCGTGGCGAGTCGGATCTGCGCGGACACATTCCCGGCCCCGAGGAAGACGAAAAGGGATCCGGATCGATAGCCTACGTGCCGCAGGATCCGGCTGAAGATGACCAGCTTGGTTTCGCTTTGGCATTGTTGCGCGGCGAAAAGACGGATCCGGCCTTTCCGCCGGACCCGGCCAAGGCATTGCCGAATTGA
- the rlmH gene encoding 23S rRNA (pseudouridine(1915)-N(3))-methyltransferase RlmH: MKLTILAVGRMKSGPDAELVSRYSDRLARSGKALGIDFDGVIEIPESRAQSSDRRKAEEAGRAAALASDPSTVLVLLDERGKSLPSREFAGKLAEFRDRGFSRIVFALGGPDGHDPALRGRADLVIAFGNQTWPHQLARIMLAEQLYRAVTILSGHPYHRD, from the coding sequence ATGAAACTGACCATACTGGCGGTAGGCCGGATGAAATCCGGCCCCGACGCTGAACTCGTGTCGCGCTATTCCGACCGTCTCGCCCGGTCGGGCAAGGCGCTCGGCATCGATTTCGACGGCGTGATCGAGATCCCGGAGAGCCGGGCACAGTCATCGGACCGGCGCAAGGCGGAGGAAGCCGGCAGGGCTGCCGCACTCGCGTCCGATCCCTCGACCGTCCTGGTCCTGCTCGACGAGCGGGGCAAGTCGCTGCCCTCCCGCGAATTCGCCGGAAAGCTCGCCGAATTCCGCGACCGCGGCTTTTCGCGCATCGTTTTCGCTCTCGGCGGACCGGACGGTCACGATCCGGCATTGCGCGGGCGCGCGGACCTTGTCATCGCCTTCGGCAACCAGACCTGGCCGCACCAGCTGGCTCGCATCATGCTCGCCGAGCAGCTCTACCGGGCGGTGACCATCCTGTCCGGCCACCCCTATCACCGCGATTGA
- the rsfS gene encoding ribosome silencing factor yields MESLEDSKAEDIVSINIQGKSAMADYMVVASGRSHRHVGAVAEQLLRALKEAGHGTARVEGLSAADWVLIDAGDVIIHVFRPEVRDFYALEKMWQEPEEPSGTLH; encoded by the coding sequence ATGGAAAGTCTGGAAGACTCCAAGGCCGAGGACATCGTCTCCATCAACATCCAGGGCAAATCCGCGATGGCCGACTACATGGTTGTCGCATCGGGCCGTTCCCACCGTCACGTGGGCGCGGTGGCCGAACAATTGCTCAGGGCGCTGAAGGAGGCCGGTCACGGCACCGCGAGGGTCGAGGGCCTGTCCGCTGCGGACTGGGTTCTGATCGACGCGGGCGACGTGATCATTCATGTCTTCCGCCCGGAGGTCCGGGACTTTTACGCGCTCGAGAAGATGTGGCAGGAGCCCGAGGAACCGTCCGGAACCCTGCACTAG
- a CDS encoding murein hydrolase activator EnvC family protein: MRQLVSLACLLAACLAGAPSPVHSQETANETGELAKSLETSASQLTGILRDRAISEKRAKELAEEVARIRKDRESLNTALIQAAKTEKKLATDVLDLEERLIATAREADAVRASLYERRALLAEVLAALQRMGLNPPPAILVTPEDALSSVRSSILLSAVVPGMREETRVLVADLQELQRLTATFRAEREELRATLAAQKEEQARLSLLLEEKRLLEARAADDLAAEQARAAELASRAADLQELIASIEREIQSARKAAEQARLEAERRVEEGRERAENQSLSAARIAPAFAFSDLRGRVARPVAGRTITAFGDDDGLGGRAQGDTIEASPGAYVTAPADGWVLYAGPFRSYGQLLILNVGDDYHMVIAGMERIDVTQGQFVLAGEPVGVMGRIHLASVSAAAAANENPTLYIEIRKDGKPVDPGPWWEPTGSGRT, translated from the coding sequence ATGCGTCAACTTGTCAGCCTAGCCTGCCTGCTCGCCGCCTGCCTTGCCGGCGCGCCGTCGCCGGTGCATTCCCAGGAGACGGCGAACGAGACCGGCGAACTGGCCAAAAGTCTCGAGACGAGTGCGTCGCAGCTGACCGGCATACTGCGCGATCGCGCGATCAGCGAGAAGCGCGCGAAGGAGCTGGCGGAGGAGGTCGCGCGCATCCGCAAGGACCGCGAATCCCTCAATACCGCCCTTATCCAGGCGGCGAAGACGGAAAAGAAGCTGGCGACGGACGTTCTGGATCTCGAGGAACGGCTCATCGCCACTGCACGCGAAGCCGATGCGGTGCGCGCCAGCCTGTATGAGCGACGTGCCCTGTTGGCAGAGGTTCTTGCGGCACTGCAGCGCATGGGCCTCAACCCCCCGCCGGCGATCCTTGTTACCCCGGAAGATGCACTGTCCTCGGTTCGCAGCTCCATCCTGCTTTCCGCCGTCGTGCCCGGCATGCGCGAGGAAACGCGCGTTCTGGTCGCCGACCTGCAGGAGTTGCAACGCCTCACCGCGACGTTCCGGGCGGAACGCGAGGAACTGCGTGCGACGCTTGCCGCCCAGAAAGAGGAACAGGCCCGGCTTTCACTTTTGCTTGAGGAGAAGCGCTTGCTGGAGGCGCGCGCCGCCGACGATCTTGCCGCCGAGCAGGCGCGCGCCGCCGAGCTCGCGAGCCGGGCCGCCGACCTGCAGGAACTGATCGCCTCCATCGAGAGGGAAATCCAGTCGGCGCGCAAGGCGGCCGAGCAGGCCCGTCTCGAGGCCGAGCGTCGCGTCGAGGAGGGGCGTGAACGTGCTGAAAACCAATCACTTTCCGCCGCGCGGATCGCGCCGGCATTCGCGTTTTCCGATCTCCGTGGCCGGGTGGCGCGGCCTGTCGCCGGTCGCACAATTACCGCATTTGGCGACGATGACGGACTTGGCGGTCGGGCCCAGGGCGACACGATCGAAGCCTCGCCGGGAGCCTATGTGACCGCTCCCGCGGACGGGTGGGTTCTGTATGCGGGACCCTTCCGTTCTTACGGTCAACTCTTGATCCTGAATGTCGGTGACGACTATCATATGGTGATCGCCGGGATGGAACGCATCGACGTCACACAGGGTCAGTTCGTTCTGGCTGGCGAACCGGTCGGCGTTATGGGCAGGATTCACTTGGCAAGCGTGTCGGCCGCGGCTGCTGCAAACGAGAATCCGACGCTCTATATAGAGATCAGGAAGGACGGCAAACCGGTTGATCCCGGTCCGTGGTGGGAGCCAACCGGCTCCGGAAGGACATGA